In Paenibacillus hexagrammi, the following are encoded in one genomic region:
- a CDS encoding TetR/AcrR family transcriptional regulator produces the protein MPKFTEQEKEHIYQCMLTKGKELFIQYGLAKTSIDDIVLACGIAKGSFYKFFSSKEELYFAVLKNEEGVRNQLLSELLREDLPPKERMSSFFHKAYQLADENPFLQNVFQKGDYERLVRKLPEHLQQSSLEDMNKGVEVMKSFIRQGSFRDDDAELAAGVMRAVLMLRLHKDQLGAESFSPIIDKIIEYVSEGMTRPKEPPKEP, from the coding sequence ATGCCTAAGTTTACCGAGCAAGAAAAAGAGCATATCTATCAATGTATGCTAACTAAAGGCAAAGAGCTGTTCATTCAATACGGCTTGGCTAAAACAAGTATCGACGACATTGTGCTTGCCTGCGGCATCGCCAAGGGCTCCTTTTACAAGTTCTTCTCCTCTAAGGAAGAGCTTTATTTTGCCGTACTGAAGAATGAGGAAGGAGTCCGGAATCAGCTGCTGTCCGAGCTGCTGCGAGAAGACCTCCCGCCGAAAGAGCGGATGTCCTCATTTTTCCACAAGGCCTATCAATTGGCTGACGAGAATCCGTTTCTTCAAAATGTGTTTCAAAAGGGAGATTACGAGCGGTTGGTCCGCAAGCTACCTGAACATCTGCAGCAGTCTTCCCTCGAGGACATGAATAAAGGCGTGGAAGTGATGAAAAGCTTTATTCGTCAGGGAAGCTTCCGCGACGATGACGCTGAACTCGCCGCAGGTGTCATGCGCGCTGTGCTTATGCTTCGGCTGCACAAGGATCAGCTTGGAGCAGAAAGCTTTTCACCAATTATCGATAAAATCATTGAATATGTATCTGAGGGTATGACAAGGCCCAAAGAACCTCCAAAGGAGCCATAA
- a CDS encoding AbrB family transcriptional regulator — MDKKWFNSRAARYLLTALVSFIGGCLFTWIGMPIPWLLGPMIVVLLASKWAKLPLVWPGSIRDAGILIVGYSLGLSLTKDALIEIVHQLPSMLLMTVSLIAICIGLALLISKLSGIDFATMMTASIPGGLTQIITLAEEFKEIDVTVVTFFQVSRLMMIVFFVPLLLYSPWLTGAHAGTAVEAAHTAAATWAGLFPNIGLYAIVCLLSAWIGKLIKLPTAYMLGPMIGTALLHLSGYQGPQLPASLLNISQFMIGSYVGLLLQPGKLERKLRTISIAICSGVLLVLSSLGLSMLLSLMHPISPATSLLSMAPGGMDQMGIMAHEVGADLSVVSGYQTFRILFIYFVVSSVLKAAFRMAHRRKNDSSSPHTQHE; from the coding sequence ATGGATAAGAAGTGGTTCAACTCAAGGGCTGCGCGTTACCTGCTAACCGCCTTGGTCTCCTTCATCGGGGGCTGCTTGTTTACATGGATTGGCATGCCGATTCCGTGGCTTCTCGGTCCCATGATCGTCGTACTGCTTGCATCAAAATGGGCAAAGCTTCCCTTAGTATGGCCCGGTTCCATCCGAGATGCGGGCATCCTAATCGTAGGATACTCACTTGGATTGTCGCTGACGAAAGATGCCCTTATTGAAATTGTCCATCAGCTGCCTTCCATGCTGCTGATGACGGTATCCTTAATCGCTATCTGCATTGGCTTGGCACTGCTCATCTCTAAGCTGTCCGGTATTGATTTTGCCACGATGATGACAGCCAGTATTCCCGGCGGACTTACGCAGATTATTACACTGGCCGAGGAGTTCAAAGAAATCGATGTCACTGTCGTAACGTTCTTTCAAGTATCTAGACTGATGATGATTGTATTCTTCGTGCCCCTGCTCTTGTACAGTCCTTGGCTTACAGGAGCCCATGCAGGCACTGCAGTTGAAGCCGCCCATACAGCTGCGGCTACGTGGGCCGGATTGTTTCCTAACATCGGTTTGTACGCGATCGTCTGTTTGTTGAGTGCATGGATTGGTAAGCTGATCAAGCTCCCTACCGCTTACATGCTTGGGCCAATGATCGGCACGGCTTTGCTGCATCTTAGCGGCTACCAGGGGCCCCAGCTGCCTGCCAGTCTGCTCAACATCTCCCAGTTTATGATCGGCAGCTATGTAGGACTGCTGCTGCAGCCCGGCAAGTTGGAGCGTAAGCTGCGTACCATTTCCATTGCTATATGCAGCGGCGTGCTGCTCGTTCTTTCATCCCTGGGACTAAGCATGCTGCTGTCGCTCATGCATCCGATTTCGCCTGCGACCAGCCTGCTCAGCATGGCCCCCGGCGGCATGGATCAGATGGGCATCATGGCGCACGAGGTCGGAGCCGATCTGTCTGTCGTATCAGGCTATCAAACCTTCCGCATCCTGTTCATTTACTTCGTTGTATCGTCCGTACTGAAGGCCGCATTTCGAATGGCGCACCGCCGCAAGAACGATTCATCTTCGCCACATACACAACATGAATAG